A section of the Ruania halotolerans genome encodes:
- a CDS encoding uridine kinase family protein gives MPPADSALFPVPDGARQYARRVVLLTGPSGSGKSSLSRRLGLPVVALDDFYHDVDAPGLPQRFGSVDWDAAGSWNHGAAAQALVTLCRDGDVEVPIYDIPTSRRTGTTTVVAGDSPIVLAEGIFAGELVDALRAEGVLADAVCLVRPRVHTFWLRLLRDLAESRKRPSILIRRGLAHYRSEPAKVRAWVAQGCRATTPARAEADVRALLT, from the coding sequence GTGCCGCCTGCTGACTCCGCCTTGTTCCCGGTGCCTGATGGTGCGCGCCAGTATGCACGCAGGGTAGTGCTGCTGACCGGCCCGTCCGGGTCCGGGAAGAGTTCACTGAGCCGCCGGCTCGGCCTGCCGGTGGTGGCGCTGGACGACTTCTACCACGACGTCGACGCACCCGGCCTGCCCCAACGGTTCGGCAGTGTGGACTGGGACGCGGCCGGCTCCTGGAACCATGGCGCTGCCGCCCAGGCACTGGTCACGCTGTGCCGCGACGGTGACGTGGAGGTGCCGATCTATGACATCCCGACGTCCCGACGCACCGGGACCACCACCGTGGTGGCGGGCGACTCCCCGATCGTGCTCGCCGAGGGAATCTTCGCCGGAGAGCTGGTCGACGCGCTGCGGGCTGAGGGCGTGCTCGCCGATGCGGTGTGCCTCGTACGGCCGCGGGTGCACACCTTCTGGCTCCGGCTACTGCGGGACCTGGCCGAATCCCGGAAACGGCCGAGCATCCTGATCCGGCGCGGGCTGGCGCACTACCGCAGTGAACCCGCGAAGGTGCGCGCCTGGGTGGCGCAGGGCTGCCGCGCCACGACGCCCGCTCGAGCCGAGGCGGACGTGCGCGCCCTGCTCACGTGA
- a CDS encoding MFS transporter, whose translation MTDSITDTRPDLRTRTAWAGILVMMATSFVLVVAEFLPPSLLPSMAAALGITEGQAGQAVTVTAFVGLLTAPTIGLIFPRLDRRTLLSWLAVAAAVSNLAVAVSSDFVMLLVARLLLGAAIGGFWAMSLAIAARLSRPEHLGRAVMAINTGTTVATVAGVPAGIYLGSLFDWRVVFMGASVLTVVVAVALRIVLPVVPPAQATGLRSLADTVRTPGVGRGLLGHVLTVLGHFAAFTYVRTALSQAPELDAAAVALLLAVFGFGGVLGNIVVGLLVDKHLRLLRYAIPLMIAVGVAIVALWPGVMMAVIAGIAVWGIAFGAWLTVVATWIARVAPERMEAGGGLIVAGFQLAITIGAGVGGVLVDTFGVQAALLAAAASALVGGLVFGTTREGAEPQR comes from the coding sequence GTGACCGACTCCATCACTGATACCCGTCCTGATCTCCGCACCCGCACGGCATGGGCGGGGATTCTGGTCATGATGGCGACGAGCTTCGTGCTCGTCGTCGCCGAGTTTCTTCCGCCGAGCCTTCTTCCCTCGATGGCGGCTGCGCTCGGGATCACTGAAGGACAGGCAGGGCAGGCGGTGACCGTCACGGCCTTCGTCGGCCTTCTCACTGCGCCGACGATCGGCTTGATCTTCCCGCGGCTCGATCGCCGCACGCTGTTGTCATGGCTGGCCGTGGCGGCGGCCGTGTCGAATCTCGCGGTCGCGGTGTCGTCGGACTTCGTGATGCTTCTCGTCGCTCGTCTGCTGCTGGGTGCCGCGATTGGCGGGTTCTGGGCGATGTCATTGGCGATCGCGGCGCGCCTGAGCCGGCCGGAGCATCTGGGGCGCGCGGTGATGGCCATTAACACGGGGACCACGGTCGCGACGGTCGCCGGAGTCCCAGCGGGCATCTACCTGGGTTCGCTGTTCGACTGGCGGGTCGTCTTCATGGGGGCGAGCGTGCTCACCGTCGTGGTTGCTGTGGCCCTGCGGATCGTCCTGCCGGTCGTGCCGCCCGCCCAGGCGACAGGCTTGCGTTCGCTGGCGGACACGGTGCGCACTCCAGGTGTGGGGCGCGGGCTCCTCGGCCATGTGCTGACGGTGCTGGGGCATTTCGCGGCGTTCACCTACGTCCGAACAGCCCTGTCGCAGGCACCTGAGCTCGATGCCGCAGCGGTGGCGCTGCTGCTGGCAGTGTTCGGGTTCGGAGGTGTCCTCGGCAACATCGTCGTGGGCTTGCTCGTCGACAAGCACCTGCGGTTACTCCGTTACGCGATCCCGTTGATGATCGCGGTGGGTGTGGCGATCGTTGCCTTGTGGCCCGGGGTGATGATGGCCGTGATCGCCGGGATCGCCGTCTGGGGCATCGCCTTCGGGGCCTGGTTGACGGTGGTAGCGACGTGGATCGCGCGCGTGGCGCCGGAGCGCATGGAGGCCGGTGGCGGGTTGATCGTGGCCGGATTCCAGCTCGCCATCACGATCGGCGCCGGCGTCGGAGGAGTGCTCGTCGACACGTTCGGTGTGCAGGCGGCACTCCTCGCCGCGGCGGCGTCGGCACTCGTCGGCGGGCTGGTCTTCGGCACGACCAGAGAGGGCGCCGAGCCTCAGCGGTGA
- a CDS encoding AraC family transcriptional regulator, translated as MPAAVDAVAPLTLLDRALSALEWDLSGSHRVNVAGDGFRHRLGRSAGFLYVLSGSVEFRADSPSWVAVQRGDLVVSTLEGDREVRSTSGGVVVDVSFAAASAHPLARASLPATLVVPDFARDEPSMVALIEDLQCGWRTAGNARRAGDAVICSRIATTIASAAVRLWSERGCAPPTWLGSVEDPRIARVIASVHADLARGWTVSELARVATMSRSGFAAHFRETVGLTPLQYVAEARVSEGMTLLGDAAASVAEVAHRVGYGSEPGFTRAFRRRIGISPARWRTAQIEASRLSAAAAHR; from the coding sequence GTGCCTGCTGCAGTCGACGCCGTCGCTCCGCTTACCCTGCTGGACCGTGCCCTGTCCGCGCTCGAATGGGACCTCAGCGGCTCCCACCGCGTGAACGTCGCCGGGGACGGCTTTCGCCATCGGCTTGGCCGATCGGCAGGATTCCTCTACGTCCTCTCCGGATCGGTCGAGTTCCGTGCCGACTCACCCAGCTGGGTGGCCGTACAGCGTGGCGACCTCGTGGTCTCCACCCTCGAGGGCGACCGCGAGGTGCGAAGCACGAGTGGAGGGGTGGTCGTCGACGTCTCGTTCGCGGCGGCCTCGGCCCATCCGCTGGCACGGGCATCGTTACCGGCGACTCTGGTCGTCCCCGACTTCGCACGGGACGAGCCCAGCATGGTGGCATTGATCGAGGACCTGCAGTGCGGGTGGCGCACGGCCGGGAACGCTCGCCGGGCCGGGGATGCGGTGATCTGCAGCCGGATCGCGACCACTATCGCCTCCGCAGCAGTACGACTCTGGTCTGAGCGTGGATGTGCCCCGCCCACGTGGCTCGGGTCGGTCGAGGATCCCCGGATCGCACGAGTGATCGCCTCCGTCCACGCCGACCTTGCCCGAGGCTGGACGGTCTCGGAGCTGGCACGTGTGGCCACGATGTCGCGATCGGGCTTTGCCGCGCACTTTCGCGAGACGGTGGGCCTCACACCGCTGCAGTACGTGGCCGAGGCACGCGTGAGTGAGGGCATGACGCTACTCGGCGATGCCGCCGCATCGGTGGCGGAGGTCGCTCATCGGGTCGGCTACGGATCTGAGCCAGGCTTCACCAGGGCGTTCCGCCGCCGCATCGGCATCTCACCCGCCCGGTGGCGGACTGCCCAGATCGAAGCGAGCAGGCTCTCCGCGGCCGCTGCTCACCGCTGA
- a CDS encoding family 1 glycosylhydrolase: protein MTWYQDGRLHFGVGVEDTFVPQTREGERALDEYALTEHYANWHGDLGLATEVGAEFMRWGVPWYRINPAPGQWDWTWLDGAMARFAELGLRPIVDLLHYGTPEWLEGEFAHPDYPQRVAEYAVAVAERYATTVTDYTPVNEPMIHARFCGELGYWPPYLTGEEGLTRMIAALADGFARSQHGIAEVLGDRATFVHVDATTRLVGDVDGEHAAKVRLLQDQVYVVEDLVTGRVTEGHPLVEHLLRHGMAEDLLDRLASAPVLPDVMGVNYYPKHSTTMVQDGPWPRGGFVDPAPTRDDGVLGLEEVILAHAARYGAPVAVTETCVTASVAERVAWLEDSVALVHRLRADGVPVVGYTWWPLFDMYEWTYRHADTPRETSLLTMGLWDLVESDQGLLRRRNRVADAFQRLAAPVPVPSGADR, encoded by the coding sequence ATGACCTGGTACCAGGACGGCCGACTGCACTTCGGTGTCGGCGTCGAGGACACCTTCGTGCCGCAGACCCGCGAGGGTGAGCGAGCATTGGATGAGTACGCGCTCACCGAGCACTACGCGAACTGGCACGGTGATCTCGGGCTCGCCACCGAGGTCGGGGCCGAGTTCATGCGCTGGGGCGTCCCCTGGTACCGGATCAACCCGGCCCCCGGTCAGTGGGACTGGACCTGGTTGGACGGTGCGATGGCCCGGTTCGCCGAGCTGGGTCTGCGGCCGATTGTCGATCTCTTGCACTACGGCACTCCGGAGTGGCTGGAGGGCGAGTTCGCCCACCCCGACTATCCGCAGCGCGTGGCCGAGTACGCCGTGGCAGTCGCCGAACGGTATGCCACCACGGTCACCGACTACACACCGGTGAACGAGCCGATGATCCACGCCCGGTTCTGCGGTGAACTCGGCTACTGGCCGCCCTACCTCACCGGCGAAGAGGGCCTCACCCGGATGATCGCGGCGCTCGCGGACGGCTTCGCGCGCAGCCAGCACGGCATCGCCGAGGTACTCGGCGATCGGGCGACGTTCGTGCACGTGGACGCCACGACGCGCCTCGTGGGCGATGTGGACGGAGAGCACGCGGCGAAGGTGCGTCTGCTCCAGGACCAGGTCTACGTCGTCGAGGATCTTGTCACCGGACGGGTGACCGAGGGGCACCCGTTGGTGGAGCACCTGCTCCGGCATGGCATGGCAGAGGACCTACTGGACCGGCTCGCATCGGCCCCGGTGTTGCCTGACGTGATGGGCGTCAACTATTACCCGAAGCACTCCACCACGATGGTGCAGGACGGGCCGTGGCCCCGCGGTGGCTTCGTGGACCCGGCGCCCACCAGGGATGACGGCGTCCTGGGCCTTGAGGAGGTCATCCTCGCCCATGCCGCGCGTTACGGCGCCCCGGTGGCTGTGACTGAGACGTGTGTGACGGCGTCGGTGGCCGAACGGGTGGCCTGGCTGGAGGACTCCGTGGCCCTGGTGCACCGGCTCCGTGCCGACGGCGTCCCGGTCGTGGGCTACACGTGGTGGCCGCTGTTCGACATGTACGAGTGGACCTACCGGCACGCCGATACCCCGCGGGAGACCTCGTTGCTCACCATGGGCCTATGGGACCTGGTCGAATCGGACCAGGGTTTGCTGCGCCGTCGTAATCGGGTGGCGGATGCGTTCCAACGCCTCGCCGCACCCGTGCCTGTGCCGAGCGGCGCGGATCGTTAG
- a CDS encoding carbohydrate ABC transporter permease: MTTTTSLTPARTPRSGSARSARLVTQSGVVAGLLVFAALTSFPVLVVVLAAFSPESEVLSWPPNFIPSRLTLENFDGLMARIPVFGQSWNSFVFAAAVTGLSLVFNSLAAYALARIQFRGRIAIFTVLIAIMMVPFQALLVPLYELISEIGWVNTYAGLVIPRAADVAGIFLLRQFFITLPRDLDSAARIDGASELRVFWSVILPNAVPALLTMALFHFVNNWNDLLWPLIMTSDSSVRPLTAGLALLTGSATGVAPYGVMMAGSLVAILPLVVLYLLVQRRFIEGVAMTGMKG, from the coding sequence ATGACCACGACGACGTCCCTCACCCCGGCGCGTACGCCGCGCTCCGGAAGCGCCCGCTCCGCCCGCCTGGTCACCCAGTCCGGGGTGGTCGCCGGACTGCTGGTCTTCGCCGCGCTCACCTCGTTCCCCGTGCTCGTGGTGGTGCTCGCGGCATTCTCGCCGGAATCGGAGGTGCTCTCCTGGCCGCCGAACTTCATCCCCTCCCGGCTCACCCTGGAGAACTTCGACGGGCTCATGGCCAGGATCCCGGTCTTCGGGCAGTCCTGGAACTCGTTCGTGTTCGCTGCGGCCGTGACCGGGCTGTCGCTGGTGTTCAACTCCCTGGCGGCCTATGCCCTGGCCCGGATCCAGTTCCGGGGGCGGATCGCGATCTTCACCGTGCTGATCGCCATCATGATGGTGCCCTTCCAGGCGCTGCTGGTCCCGCTGTACGAGCTGATCTCCGAGATCGGGTGGGTGAACACCTACGCGGGTCTGGTGATCCCGCGGGCCGCCGACGTCGCGGGGATCTTCCTGTTGCGGCAGTTCTTCATCACCCTCCCGCGGGATCTGGACTCGGCCGCCAGGATTGACGGCGCGAGTGAACTGCGGGTGTTCTGGTCAGTCATCCTGCCGAACGCCGTCCCTGCCCTGCTGACCATGGCGCTGTTCCACTTCGTGAACAACTGGAACGACCTGCTCTGGCCGCTGATCATGACCAGCGACTCCAGTGTCCGCCCGCTCACCGCCGGCCTGGCGCTGCTGACCGGCTCCGCCACCGGCGTGGCCCCCTACGGGGTGATGATGGCCGGCTCCCTGGTGGCGATCCTGCCGCTGGTGGTGCTCTACCTCCTCGTGCAGCGCCGCTTCATCGAGGGTGTCGCCATGACCGGCATGAAGGGATGA
- a CDS encoding carbohydrate ABC transporter permease: MTTSAAPPRYRAPRRLGGEAHPDNSRQIAARERGRTLRATAFLAPALAVIIAFVFVPAFSALRLSFTDASGFGEESWIGLENYVTVFTDPATLRAISNTMLYALMYGPLVIAVGLAAALLLNRKDVPWRGFFRTVIFLPFVISMAVASLAWAFLLDPNLGLIPYWLSGLGITMGDVFASTTWALPAVTAVAIWKNFGYFMVIFLAGLQGIPRYLYEAATLDGAGAWRQFRAVTVPGLRATMTFVIVFAIIGAFQAFDQIYIMTQGGPDRATETIVYRIYTDGFRDFRMGFASALSYVLLAITLALGLIQLRIGTKREKDLE; encoded by the coding sequence ATGACCACCTCTGCAGCACCGCCCCGCTACCGGGCGCCGCGACGCCTCGGCGGCGAGGCACACCCGGACAACTCGCGCCAGATCGCCGCCCGGGAACGCGGCCGGACCCTCCGCGCGACGGCGTTCCTCGCCCCCGCGCTGGCCGTGATCATCGCCTTTGTCTTCGTTCCGGCGTTCTCCGCCTTGCGACTGTCCTTCACCGATGCCTCCGGGTTCGGCGAGGAGTCCTGGATCGGGCTGGAGAACTACGTCACCGTCTTCACCGATCCCGCCACCCTGCGGGCCATCTCGAACACGATGCTGTACGCCCTCATGTACGGGCCCCTGGTGATCGCGGTGGGCCTGGCTGCGGCCCTCTTGCTGAACCGCAAGGATGTGCCGTGGCGCGGGTTCTTCCGCACCGTGATCTTCCTCCCGTTCGTGATCTCGATGGCGGTGGCCTCCCTCGCCTGGGCGTTCCTCCTGGACCCGAATCTCGGGCTGATCCCCTATTGGCTCAGCGGCCTCGGCATCACGATGGGGGACGTCTTCGCCTCCACCACCTGGGCGCTGCCCGCCGTCACGGCGGTGGCGATCTGGAAGAACTTCGGCTATTTCATGGTGATCTTCCTTGCCGGGTTGCAGGGGATCCCGCGCTATCTCTACGAGGCAGCGACCCTCGACGGTGCCGGCGCGTGGCGGCAGTTCCGCGCCGTCACGGTGCCTGGGCTGCGCGCCACGATGACGTTCGTGATCGTCTTCGCGATCATCGGCGCGTTCCAGGCGTTCGACCAGATCTACATCATGACCCAGGGCGGACCGGACCGGGCCACGGAGACGATCGTCTACCGCATCTACACCGACGGCTTCCGCGACTTCCGGATGGGCTTCGCCTCCGCGTTGTCCTACGTACTGCTCGCGATCACGCTCGCGCTCGGCCTGATCCAGCTCCGGATCGGGACCAAGCGCGAGAAGGACCTGGAGTGA
- a CDS encoding extracellular solute-binding protein, giving the protein MSTIPRTPLRRRGVLIAAGAATALTLAACGGGTDTGDDDSAGDGGTTTVSVWHGFTEADGDVVNQLAEEFNASQDAYEVQVEVNPWNVITDKLLPAVSAGNGPDLVVQPADAGEGYVNQGVFVPMDDFYADPENDTDTYYPHVVDYAAFDGTHYGVPMAYGPFSVWYNTEMFAEAGITEDDIPTTWEEWVALAEELTVDENGDGEPEIYGLALPDADGTFLPTFVEAGGGAVYTDGEVTLDTDQNVETLQWWQDAYEGNWGPTNVTLPEAVDLFKAGKAAMTVIGPWIITGAESVGLEIDVFEMPAGPEGVVTQAAANYWWLTSQADEDATAGAQAFLRHYNNRDSQVLWAQQSYYPPNRTDITAEELADTPFVGTMIAHTENSYIRMYGIPGGLTDVNAELSTLNTTVTQGGDLAATTTETAESITEILSRFE; this is encoded by the coding sequence ATGTCCACTATCCCCCGCACCCCACTCCGGCGCCGCGGCGTGCTCATCGCCGCTGGTGCCGCCACCGCATTGACCCTCGCCGCCTGCGGCGGCGGTACCGACACTGGCGACGATGACTCCGCCGGCGACGGTGGCACCACCACCGTCAGCGTCTGGCATGGCTTCACCGAGGCCGACGGTGACGTGGTCAACCAGCTCGCCGAGGAGTTCAACGCGTCCCAGGACGCCTACGAGGTCCAGGTGGAGGTCAACCCCTGGAACGTCATCACTGACAAACTGCTTCCGGCCGTCTCGGCCGGCAACGGGCCGGATCTCGTGGTCCAGCCCGCCGATGCCGGTGAGGGGTACGTCAACCAGGGCGTCTTCGTCCCGATGGACGACTTCTACGCCGACCCGGAGAACGACACCGACACGTACTACCCGCACGTGGTCGACTACGCCGCCTTCGACGGCACCCACTACGGCGTCCCGATGGCCTATGGGCCCTTCTCCGTCTGGTACAACACCGAGATGTTCGCCGAGGCGGGCATCACGGAGGACGACATCCCCACGACGTGGGAGGAGTGGGTCGCGCTCGCCGAGGAGCTCACCGTGGACGAGAACGGTGACGGCGAGCCAGAGATCTACGGTCTCGCGCTTCCTGACGCCGACGGGACCTTCCTCCCGACCTTCGTTGAGGCAGGCGGGGGTGCCGTGTATACCGACGGCGAGGTCACCCTCGACACCGACCAGAACGTGGAGACCTTGCAGTGGTGGCAGGACGCCTACGAGGGCAACTGGGGCCCAACCAACGTGACCCTGCCCGAGGCCGTCGACCTGTTCAAGGCCGGCAAGGCCGCGATGACCGTCATCGGCCCGTGGATCATCACCGGAGCCGAGAGCGTGGGCCTGGAGATCGACGTCTTCGAGATGCCGGCCGGTCCCGAGGGTGTGGTGACCCAGGCGGCCGCCAACTACTGGTGGCTCACCTCCCAGGCCGATGAGGACGCCACGGCTGGTGCCCAGGCATTCCTGCGGCACTACAACAACCGCGATTCGCAGGTGCTCTGGGCGCAGCAGTCCTACTACCCGCCCAACCGCACCGACATCACGGCCGAGGAACTCGCCGACACCCCGTTCGTCGGCACCATGATCGCCCACACCGAGAACTCCTACATCCGGATGTACGGCATCCCGGGCGGGCTCACCGACGTCAACGCCGAGCTCTCCACGCTGAACACCACCGTCACCCAGGGTGGCGACCTCGCCGCCACCACCACCGAGACCGCCGAATCCATCACCGAGATCCTCTCGCGGTTCGAGTGA
- a CDS encoding LacI family DNA-binding transcriptional regulator, which translates to MPATMRDVAKLAGVSVKTVSNVVNNTYPYIRPQTRAQVEDAMAELGYRLNVTARKLRTNRTGLIGLALPELRLPYFAELADEVIRKAAEVGLKVIVEQVEPAEHVAVESLVGSHTHLVDGAIVAPVGHGDVLSQSAPPDFPVVVLGDHKISDDVDQVFLANARGAELVMEHLISRGAHRIVALGAGRGEAVGSEGERTRGYLDTLARHGITVDEALMRPTVGWSKAAGAAVIRDLAAEGVAFDAVFGFNDTLALGALTELLRSGRRVPEDVQVMGFDDIEDAQYSVPALSTVAVDRSQLAELAVGILVRRLRAATDGDPRPGQAPHPGAGEAGPTAWDAIEVPPRLMLRDSTR; encoded by the coding sequence ATGCCCGCCACGATGCGCGATGTCGCGAAACTTGCCGGGGTCTCGGTGAAGACGGTCTCGAACGTCGTCAACAACACCTACCCCTACATCCGTCCGCAGACGCGCGCACAGGTTGAGGACGCGATGGCCGAACTCGGCTACCGCCTCAACGTGACCGCCCGCAAACTGCGGACCAATCGCACCGGCCTGATCGGCCTCGCGCTCCCGGAGCTGCGCCTGCCCTACTTCGCCGAGCTCGCCGACGAGGTGATCCGCAAGGCTGCCGAGGTGGGGTTGAAAGTGATCGTGGAGCAGGTGGAGCCGGCTGAACACGTGGCAGTCGAGAGCCTGGTCGGTTCACATACCCACCTGGTCGACGGCGCGATCGTGGCGCCAGTGGGGCACGGAGACGTGCTCTCACAGTCGGCCCCACCGGACTTCCCGGTGGTGGTGCTCGGCGACCACAAGATCAGCGACGACGTGGACCAGGTCTTTCTTGCCAACGCTCGCGGCGCGGAACTGGTGATGGAGCACCTCATCTCGCGCGGTGCGCACCGCATCGTCGCGCTCGGCGCCGGCCGTGGCGAGGCCGTCGGGTCCGAGGGGGAGCGGACGCGGGGCTACCTGGACACACTGGCCCGTCATGGGATCACCGTGGACGAGGCGCTCATGCGGCCCACTGTTGGCTGGAGCAAGGCGGCCGGGGCCGCAGTGATCCGGGATCTCGCCGCTGAGGGGGTCGCATTCGATGCCGTCTTCGGCTTCAACGACACGCTCGCCTTGGGAGCGCTCACGGAGCTGCTGCGCAGCGGGCGACGCGTGCCCGAGGACGTGCAGGTGATGGGTTTCGATGACATCGAGGACGCCCAGTACAGCGTGCCCGCACTGAGTACCGTGGCGGTGGACCGGTCGCAGCTGGCCGAGCTGGCGGTGGGCATCCTGGTCCGCCGTCTGCGGGCGGCCACCGACGGCGACCCTCGCCCTGGTCAGGCGCCTCACCCGGGTGCCGGGGAGGCCGGGCCCACCGCCTGGGACGCCATCGAGGTGCCACCGCGCCTGATGCTGCGCGACTCCACCCGCTGA
- the araA gene encoding L-arabinose isomerase: MDNPFDGREIWFLTGSQDLYGDETLQQVAEQSQAVARHLQESSDVPVRIVWKPVLKDTAAIRRAALEANADDACVGVITWMHTFSPAKMWITGLDALRTPMLHLHTQAGMELPWADIDMDFMNLNQAAHGDREFGYIASRLGVARKIVVGHASDPVVQGEVGTWARAAVGWASLSGMKLARFGDNMRNVAVTEGDKTEAELRFGVSVNTWGVNDLVAAVDAVDEATIDALVAEYLDAYDVVPALQPGGEQHESLRYGARQEAGMRAFLEAGGFSAFTTNFEDLGGLRQLPGLAVQRLMADGYGFGAEGDWKTAILVRLAKVMGYGLPGGASLMEDYTYELTPGKEKILGSHMLEICPSLTTSTPRLEIHPLGIGDREDPVRLVFDTDTGDGLVVALSDMRERFRLVANEVDIVGPDAELPNLPVARAVWVPRPDFKTSARAWLTAGGAHHTVLTTALGIEVFEDFAEIARTELAVIDAATTVRDFTKQLRWNQVYYRMTAGV, from the coding sequence ATGGACAACCCCTTCGATGGCCGCGAGATCTGGTTCCTCACCGGAAGCCAGGACCTCTACGGTGACGAGACCCTCCAGCAGGTCGCCGAGCAGTCCCAGGCGGTGGCCCGCCACCTCCAGGAGTCCTCCGATGTGCCGGTGCGCATCGTGTGGAAGCCGGTACTCAAGGACACGGCGGCCATCCGGCGGGCAGCGCTCGAGGCGAACGCCGACGATGCCTGCGTCGGCGTGATCACCTGGATGCACACGTTCTCCCCGGCGAAGATGTGGATCACCGGCCTGGACGCCCTGCGCACCCCGATGCTGCACCTGCACACGCAGGCCGGTATGGAGCTGCCCTGGGCCGATATCGACATGGACTTCATGAACCTGAACCAGGCCGCCCACGGCGACCGCGAGTTCGGCTACATCGCATCCCGGCTCGGCGTGGCGCGCAAGATCGTGGTGGGGCACGCCAGTGATCCGGTCGTCCAAGGTGAGGTCGGCACCTGGGCGAGGGCCGCCGTCGGGTGGGCCAGCCTGAGCGGGATGAAGTTGGCTCGGTTCGGCGACAATATGCGCAACGTGGCTGTGACCGAGGGCGACAAGACCGAGGCGGAGCTGCGGTTCGGCGTCTCGGTGAACACCTGGGGCGTGAACGATCTGGTGGCGGCCGTGGACGCGGTGGACGAGGCCACGATCGATGCTCTCGTGGCCGAGTATCTCGACGCCTATGACGTGGTTCCCGCACTGCAGCCTGGCGGCGAGCAGCACGAGTCGCTGCGCTACGGCGCCCGCCAGGAGGCGGGGATGCGTGCATTCCTCGAGGCCGGTGGGTTCTCGGCGTTCACCACCAACTTCGAGGACCTCGGTGGGCTGCGGCAATTGCCCGGCCTGGCCGTGCAGCGGTTGATGGCCGACGGGTATGGCTTCGGCGCCGAGGGCGACTGGAAGACCGCGATCCTGGTGCGCCTGGCGAAGGTGATGGGCTACGGCCTGCCCGGTGGTGCCTCCTTGATGGAGGACTACACCTACGAACTCACCCCCGGCAAGGAGAAGATCCTCGGCTCGCACATGCTGGAGATCTGCCCGAGCCTGACCACGAGCACGCCCCGGTTGGAGATTCACCCGCTCGGTATCGGCGACCGCGAGGACCCGGTGCGCCTGGTCTTCGACACCGACACCGGTGATGGGCTCGTGGTCGCGCTGTCCGATATGCGTGAGAGGTTCCGGCTGGTGGCGAACGAGGTGGACATCGTGGGCCCGGATGCCGAGCTGCCGAACCTGCCGGTGGCCCGCGCGGTGTGGGTGCCGCGGCCGGACTTCAAGACGTCCGCACGTGCCTGGCTGACCGCCGGCGGAGCGCACCACACGGTGCTGACCACGGCGCTCGGTATCGAGGTGTTCGAGGATTTCGCCGAGATCGCCCGCACCGAACTTGCCGTGATCGATGCCGCGACCACCGTGCGTGACTTCACCAAGCAGCTGCGTTGGAATCAGGTGTACTACCGGATGACAGCCGGAGTCTAA
- a CDS encoding L-ribulose-5-phosphate 4-epimerase: protein MTRPVLSEMSAAVQAEVAATRERVARLHAELVRYELVIWTAGNVSERVRSDEAELFVIKPSGVSYDELTPESMVVCTLDGTKIVDGTPDRLTPSSDTAAHAYVYRHMSEVGGVVHTHSTYATAWAARHEPVPCVITMMGDEFGGEIPIGPFALIGDDSIGQGIVETLRSSRSRAVLMANHGPFTIGSDATEAVKAAVMCEDVARTVHIAKQLGDVVPISTEHIDALFDRYQNVYGQRAEDGKD from the coding sequence ATGACCCGCCCCGTGTTGAGCGAGATGTCCGCGGCCGTGCAGGCCGAGGTGGCCGCGACCCGGGAGCGGGTCGCCCGGCTGCACGCCGAGTTGGTCCGGTACGAGCTGGTGATCTGGACCGCCGGGAACGTCTCGGAGCGAGTGCGCAGCGATGAGGCCGAGTTGTTCGTGATCAAGCCCTCAGGTGTCTCCTACGACGAGCTCACCCCGGAGTCGATGGTGGTGTGCACCCTCGACGGCACCAAGATCGTCGACGGCACCCCGGACCGCCTCACCCCCTCCTCCGACACGGCCGCGCACGCCTACGTGTACCGGCACATGAGCGAGGTCGGTGGTGTGGTGCACACCCACTCCACCTACGCCACCGCCTGGGCGGCCCGGCACGAACCGGTGCCCTGTGTCATCACGATGATGGGCGACGAGTTCGGCGGGGAGATCCCGATCGGCCCGTTCGCCCTGATCGGCGACGACTCCATCGGTCAGGGCATTGTGGAGACGTTGCGCTCCAGCCGCTCCCGCGCCGTGCTGATGGCCAATCACGGCCCGTTCACCATCGGCTCCGACGCCACGGAGGCGGTGAAGGCCGCAGTGATGTGCGAGGACGTGGCCCGCACCGTGCACATCGCCAAGCAACTCGGGGACGTCGTCCCGATCTCGACCGAGCACATCGACGCCCTCTTCGACCGCTACCAGAACGTCTACGGCCAGCGTGCCGAGGACGGTAAGGACTGA